One region of Neisseria mucosa genomic DNA includes:
- the lptC gene encoding LPS export ABC transporter periplasmic protein LptC, translated as MKVRWRYGIAFPLVLAVALGGLSAWLGRISEIDIEEVKLNPNQPQYTMGGIDGRRFDEQGRLKEHLSARGAKQFPESTDVHFELPHLVFFQEGSRLYDVGSDEAVYNTQTKQLLFKHNVVLTKAADAKRQAGVVKTDLLHVDTESQYAQTDTPVTFQYGESSGNAEGLTYDHKKGLLNFPSRVKATIYDTKNM; from the coding sequence ATGAAAGTAAGATGGCGGTACGGAATCGCATTCCCTTTGGTACTGGCGGTCGCGCTTGGCGGATTGTCGGCATGGTTGGGGCGCATCAGCGAAATCGACATTGAAGAAGTCAAACTCAACCCCAACCAGCCGCAATATACGATGGGCGGCATAGACGGGCGGCGGTTTGACGAACAAGGTCGTCTGAAAGAACATCTGAGCGCAAGAGGGGCGAAACAATTTCCCGAAAGCACCGACGTACATTTCGAGCTGCCGCACCTCGTCTTCTTCCAAGAAGGCAGCCGGCTTTACGACGTCGGCAGCGACGAAGCCGTGTACAACACCCAAACCAAACAACTCCTGTTCAAACACAACGTCGTCCTGACCAAAGCCGCCGATGCCAAGCGGCAGGCGGGCGTCGTCAAAACCGATCTCCTGCACGTCGACACCGAATCGCAATACGCCCAAACCGACACGCCCGTTACCTTCCAATACGGCGAATCGAGCGGCAACGCCGAAGGTCTGACGTATGACCACAAAAAAGGTTTGTTGAACTTCCCATCCAGAGTGAAAGCCACGATTTATGATACAAAAAATATGTAA
- a CDS encoding phenylphosphate carboxylase subunit delta, whose translation MQTLDPELQQRAAHIKLLILDVDGVLTDGRIFIRDNGEEIKSFHTLDGHGLKMLQASGVQTAVITGRDAPSVGIRVKQLGINYYFKGISDKRAAYEELRAKAGVEEGECAFVGDDVVDLPVMVRCGLPVAVPDAHWFALQHAAYITKHAGGAGAVREVCDLIMRAKGTLGAALNEYIK comes from the coding sequence ATGCAAACCTTAGACCCCGAGCTGCAACAGCGCGCGGCGCATATCAAGCTGCTGATATTGGATGTGGACGGCGTTTTGACCGACGGCCGCATCTTTATCCGCGACAACGGCGAAGAAATCAAATCGTTCCACACGCTGGACGGACACGGCTTGAAGATGCTTCAGGCAAGCGGCGTGCAGACTGCGGTTATCACAGGTCGGGACGCGCCCTCCGTCGGCATCCGCGTCAAACAGTTGGGCATAAATTACTACTTCAAAGGCATTTCGGACAAACGTGCCGCCTATGAAGAATTGCGTGCGAAAGCGGGCGTAGAAGAAGGCGAGTGCGCCTTTGTCGGCGACGACGTGGTCGATTTGCCGGTGATGGTGCGCTGCGGATTGCCGGTTGCCGTGCCTGACGCGCATTGGTTTGCGCTGCAACACGCCGCCTATATTACGAAACATGCGGGCGGCGCAGGCGCGGTGCGCGAAGTGTGCGACCTGATTATGCGCGCGAAAGGTACGCTGGGCGCGGCTTTGAACGAGTACATCAAATGA
- a CDS encoding LysR family transcriptional regulator yields MDSIIELRHLKTLLALEETGSVSLAAKRVFLTQSALSHQIRALENYYDTPLFERKSTPLRFTPAGERLLRLARELLPQVSAAERDLARIIEGEAGELRLAVECHTCFDWLMPAMGEFRPMWPQVELDIVSGFQADPVGLLLQHRADLAIVSEAEKQNGISFRPLFAYEMVGICAQDHPLAAKTVWEAEDFIGETLITYPVPDEMLDLPKKILLPKGINPPRRRSELTIAIIQLVASKRGIAALPYWTVMPYLEKGYVVHRQITANGLQSELYAATRTEDADKSYLDNFCQIVRERSFADLPGLSELTMPGQD; encoded by the coding sequence ATGGATTCCATCATCGAACTGCGCCATCTCAAAACCCTGCTGGCACTCGAAGAAACCGGCAGCGTATCCCTTGCCGCCAAGCGCGTGTTCCTGACCCAATCCGCCCTTTCGCACCAAATCCGCGCGCTTGAAAACTATTACGACACCCCCCTGTTTGAGCGCAAATCCACGCCCTTGCGTTTTACACCCGCCGGCGAACGCCTGTTGAGGCTCGCACGCGAACTCCTCCCGCAAGTTTCCGCCGCCGAGCGCGACCTCGCCCGCATCATCGAAGGCGAAGCAGGCGAATTGCGGCTAGCTGTCGAATGCCACACCTGTTTCGACTGGCTCATGCCCGCGATGGGCGAATTCCGCCCCATGTGGCCGCAAGTCGAATTGGACATCGTTTCCGGCTTTCAGGCAGACCCCGTCGGACTCCTGCTGCAACATCGCGCCGATCTCGCCATCGTATCCGAAGCCGAAAAACAAAACGGCATCAGCTTCCGCCCCCTGTTTGCCTACGAAATGGTCGGCATCTGCGCCCAAGACCACCCGCTTGCCGCCAAAACCGTTTGGGAAGCAGAAGACTTCATCGGTGAAACCCTCATCACTTATCCCGTTCCCGACGAAATGCTCGACCTGCCCAAAAAAATATTGTTACCCAAAGGCATCAACCCACCGCGCCGCCGCAGCGAACTGACCATCGCCATCATCCAGCTCGTCGCCAGCAAACGCGGCATCGCCGCCCTGCCCTACTGGACCGTGATGCCCTATCTCGAAAAAGGCTACGTCGTCCACCGCCAAATCACTGCCAACGGTCTGCAAAGCGAACTCTACGCCGCCACGCGCACCGAAGACGCAGACAAAAGCTATCTCGACAACTTCTGCCAAATTGTCCGCGAACGCAGCTTCGCCGACCTCCCCGGCTTAAGCGAACTGACAATGCCCGGACAGGATTGA
- the lptB gene encoding LPS export ABC transporter ATP-binding protein, with amino-acid sequence MSENTSRLVVQNLQKSFKKRQVVKSFSLEIESGEVIGLLGPNGAGKTTSFYMIVGLIAADAGSVTLDGQELRHLPIHERARLGVGYLPQEASIFRKMTVEQNIRAILEISTKDKSRIDGEVEKLLADLNIGHLRHNPAPSLSGGERRRVEIARVLAMQPRFILLDEPFAGVDPIAVIDIQKIIDFLKSRGIGVLITDHNVRETLSICDRAYIISDGTVLASGKPDDLVNNEQVRSVYLGENFKY; translated from the coding sequence ATGAGCGAAAACACCAGCCGCCTCGTCGTTCAAAACCTGCAAAAAAGTTTCAAAAAACGCCAAGTCGTCAAAAGCTTCTCCCTCGAAATCGAAAGCGGCGAAGTCATCGGCCTGCTCGGCCCCAACGGTGCAGGCAAAACCACCAGCTTCTACATGATCGTCGGACTCATCGCCGCCGACGCAGGCAGCGTTACCCTCGACGGACAAGAACTGCGCCACCTGCCCATACACGAGCGCGCCCGCTTAGGCGTCGGCTACCTGCCCCAAGAAGCCTCAATTTTCCGCAAAATGACCGTCGAACAAAACATCCGCGCCATTTTAGAAATCAGCACCAAAGACAAAAGCCGCATCGACGGCGAAGTCGAAAAACTGCTTGCTGACCTCAACATCGGCCACCTGCGCCACAACCCCGCCCCCTCCCTGTCCGGCGGCGAACGCCGACGCGTCGAAATCGCCCGCGTACTCGCCATGCAGCCGCGCTTCATCCTCTTGGACGAACCCTTCGCCGGCGTCGACCCCATCGCCGTCATCGACATCCAAAAAATCATCGACTTCCTCAAATCGCGTGGCATCGGCGTACTCATTACCGACCACAACGTACGCGAAACCCTCAGTATCTGCGACAGAGCCTACATCATCAGCGACGGCACCGTCCTCGCCTCCGGCAAGCCGGACGACTTGGTCAACAACGAACAAGTCCGCTCCGTCTATCTCGGCGAAAACTTCAAATACTGA
- the lptA gene encoding lipopolysaccharide transport periplasmic protein LptA has product MIQKICKVCVLTAFFATAPAYALQSDSKQPIQIEADQGSLDQNNQSTTFTGNVIIKQGSLNIRAGSVNVSRNDKGEQFMKASGSPVRFSQTLDDNKGTVNGQANNVTYSSAINLVTLTGNAKVQRGGDVAEGAVITYNTKTEVYTINGSSKSGAKSAAKSGRVSVVIQPSSTQKTK; this is encoded by the coding sequence ATGATACAAAAAATATGTAAGGTATGTGTTTTAACCGCATTTTTCGCCACCGCCCCCGCCTACGCCCTGCAAAGCGACAGCAAGCAGCCGATACAGATTGAAGCCGACCAAGGCTCGCTCGACCAAAACAACCAAAGTACCACCTTTACCGGCAACGTCATCATCAAACAAGGCTCGCTCAACATCCGCGCAGGCAGCGTCAACGTCTCCCGCAACGACAAAGGCGAACAGTTCATGAAAGCCAGCGGCTCGCCCGTCCGCTTCAGCCAGACGCTCGACGACAACAAAGGCACGGTTAACGGACAAGCCAACAACGTAACCTACTCCTCCGCCATCAACCTCGTTACCCTGACCGGCAACGCCAAAGTCCAACGCGGCGGCGATGTAGCCGAAGGCGCAGTCATTACCTACAACACTAAAACCGAAGTCTATACCATCAACGGCAGCTCCAAATCAGGTGCCAAATCCGCCGCCAAATCCGGCAGGGTCAGCGTCGTCATCCAGCCGTCCAGCACCCAAAAAACCAAATAA